One region of Cytophagales bacterium genomic DNA includes:
- a CDS encoding SRPBCC domain-containing protein, translating to MKKTDDPIVVEQIFDTSMENVWDAITVLDKMKQWFFDNIPSFEPKVGFETRFVVQVEDRIFPHLWKLTEVVPMKKITYDWRYEGYPGSSVVVFDLIEEGNQTKLKLTYTVVENFPDNIPEFTRESGIEGWSYFIKKSLKQYLEESEK from the coding sequence ATGAAAAAAACAGATGACCCTATTGTTGTAGAACAAATCTTTGACACGTCTATGGAAAATGTTTGGGATGCGATAACCGTACTTGATAAAATGAAACAATGGTTTTTTGACAACATCCCATCTTTTGAGCCTAAAGTGGGCTTTGAAACACGTTTTGTCGTTCAGGTAGAAGATAGAATATTTCCACATTTGTGGAAGTTGACAGAGGTAGTACCAATGAAGAAAATAACATACGACTGGCGATATGAAGGATATCCTGGCAGTTCAGTTGTGGTTTTTGACCTAATTGAGGAGGGCAATCAGACAAAATTAAAATTGACATACACAGTTGTCGAAAATTTTCCAGACAATATACCTGAATTCACAAGAGAAAGCGGTATTGAAGGCTGGAGTTATTTTATTAAAAAAAGCCTTAAACAATACTTGGAAGAAAGTGAGAAATAA